Genomic window (Subtercola endophyticus):
ATTGTCTATGCGGCAACCGTGAGCGCCATCAGCCTCGTTCAATTGTGGATGTGGGTGTATGCCTACAAGCAGCGTTACCTGAATGCGCGCATCGACGGCGCGATGTATCGGATGATCGGGCGAAACCTGCTCGTGGTGCCTGTCGTCTTTGTGCTCTCGATTCCCGTCGCACTGCTGCCTTTCGACGAGGCCGGACTCGTGGCGATGTGTTTCTGGGTGCTGAGCATCCCGCTCGGCGTGGCTGTCGGGCGCCTCGGAGAGCGCCAGGAGACCAGGCGCCGGCTGCAGATCAGGCACGCCTAGCGCGCTCGCGCAACGCCTGCCGGCGCTCAGTAGGGTTGAGGCATGGCGGGGCGAGCGGGCACGGGCGCAGGAGCAGACGCTGGTGCTGGTGCAGACGAGCGGTACAAGGGAATACTGCGGGAGCACACGAACTCCGAGCGGCTGCAGTTCTTCAGCGACGCCGTGTTCGCCATTGCGCTGACCCTTCTCGTGCTCGAAATCGCGGTACCCGAGATCGAGCATCCGACGAACCTCGAACTGAACGACAGCCTGCTGCAGCTGATTCCGAAGTTCTATGCGTACGTGCTGAGCTTCGGGGTGATTGCGATCAACTGGGCCGGGCATCACCGCAAGTTCGCGGTGACGAAAGACTACGACGGCGGCACGATCTGGATCGATCTGCTGCTGCTCTTTCTGGTGGCGTTCCTGCCGTTTCCTACGGCGCTGTTCAGCGACTACCCGGGGTACGAGACCCCGGTCATCCTGTACTCACTGGTCGTGGCGAGCATCAGCCTGGTGCAGTACTGGCTGTGGGCGTACGCCTATCGGCGCGGGTTTCTCGACGAGCGCATCGACCTCTCGATCTACCGGATGGTCAGGGCGAGGCTGCTCGTGGTGCCGATCGTTTTTCTGCTGTCGATCCCCATCGCGCTGCTTCCGTTCG
Coding sequences:
- a CDS encoding TMEM175 family protein; amino-acid sequence: MAGRAGTGAGADAGAGADERYKGILREHTNSERLQFFSDAVFAIALTLLVLEIAVPEIEHPTNLELNDSLLQLIPKFYAYVLSFGVIAINWAGHHRKFAVTKDYDGGTIWIDLLLLFLVAFLPFPTALFSDYPGYETPVILYSLVVASISLVQYWLWAYAYRRGFLDERIDLSIYRMVRARLLVVPIVFLLSIPIALLPFDEAPYFAMYFWIIIWPANIVTERVTGGRAAARFL